One window of the Cydia amplana chromosome 26, ilCydAmpl1.1, whole genome shotgun sequence genome contains the following:
- the LOC134660294 gene encoding pancreatic triacylglycerol lipase-like — MKFLAVLLGAIAAAAALPTDLSDPVLMKLSGDAERYQPMRGGDGVVHMVDTWLKVSDIMEAARFQPDAQNVYHLFTRNNPTVSQPLLLGADGLLGSTNYNANRRTIFILHGWTDSVLGNVNSVLIPAFLAAEDLNVISVDWSVGAGTINYLAAVTNTVTSGESVARFVNWLMASTGTTPEQIHIIGHSLGGHQSGIVGRNLNGKAAYITALDPALPGWISNENRFQANDGAYTEVIHTNAGLLGYIATLGQVDFYPNGGINMPGCSEPTCDHDRCFHYFAESLSTGGFTGTRCATYAGAMTGTCVLWGSLQMGGLRPKTGSSGIYYLQTNNAPPFSRG; from the exons ATGAAGTTCTTAGCGGTTCTTTTGGGCGCCATAGCTGCTGCAGCAG CTCTGCCCACTGACCTCTCGGACCCAGTTCTCATGAAGTTGAGCGGAGATGCCGAACGATACCAGCCCATGCGGGGAGGCGACGGCGTGGTCCACATGGTGGACACTTGGCTGAAGGTCTCCGACATTATGGAGGCTGCCAGGTTCCAGCCTGATGCTCAGAACGTTTATCATCTCTTCACCag AAACAATCCCACGGTAAGCCAGCCGCTGCTGCTCGGAGCCGACGGGCTGCTCGGCAGCACCAACTACAACGCCAACCGACGAACCATCTTCATCCTCCACGGCTGGACCGACAGCGTGCTTGGCAACGTCAATTCTGTACTCATTCCAG CTTTCTTGGCCGCCGAGGACCTGAACGTAATCTCCGTGGACTGGAGCGTGGGGGCCGGCACCATCAACTACCTCGCAGCCGTCACCAACACTGTCACTTCAG GTGAAAGCGTCGCCCGGTTCGTGAACTGGCTGATGGCTTCCACGGGTACCACTCCTGAGCAGATCCACATCATTGGACACTCTCTGGGTGGACACCAGTCTGGAATCGTCGGCAGGAACCTCAACGGCAAGGCCGCCTATATTACTG CTCTGGACCCGGCCCTTCCCGGCTGGATAAGCAACGAGAACCGGTTCCAGGCGAACGACGGCGCCTACACCGAGGTGATCCACACCAACGCGGGCCTGCTCGGCTACATAGCCACCCTGGGTCAGGTGGACTTCTACCCCAACGGGGGTATTAACATGCCTGGGTGCAGCGAGCCTACTTGCGACCATGACAG ATGCTTCCACTACTTCGCTGAGTCTCTCTCTACTGGAGGCTTCACTGGCACCAGGTGCGCCACTTACGCTGGAGCTATGACCGGCACCTGCGTGCTGTGGGGAAGCCTGCAAATGGGAGGGTTGAGGCCTAAGACTGG ATCTTCGGGCATCTACTACCTGCAGACCAACAATGCCCCGCCTTTCTCTCGAGGCTAA